The following proteins are encoded in a genomic region of Vigna radiata var. radiata cultivar VC1973A unplaced genomic scaffold, Vradiata_ver6 scaffold_7, whole genome shotgun sequence:
- the LOC106753884 gene encoding uncharacterized protein LOC106753884 isoform X2 — translation MQKRYENELNKPSFQSXGKVDDQQPAWAPLRDNHTMTSSRLKDWDKXPVAPSNYRSGGLGGGKSSSTVFHSSCSFLMLSCHQSTFIFSRDAKQVAPKFRSKPPNSKRLR, via the exons ATGCAAAAG AGATACGAAAACGAGCTAAACAAGCCTTCTTTTCAGA GCANAGGCAAGGTAGACGACCAACAGCCTGCTTGGGCTCCATTACGAGATAATCATACGATGACAAGTTCAAGGCTAAAGGATTGGGACAAAANGCCT GTGGCGCCCTCCAATTACCGGTctggaggcttgggtggtggcaAATCCTCCTCCACTGTTTTCCATTCTTCCTGCTCATTCTTAATGCTCAGCTGCCACCAATCTACTTTCATTTTTTCCAGGGATGCAAAACAGGTAGCTCCTAAATTTAGATCCAAACCTCCCAACTCAAAGAG GCTCAGGTAA
- the LOC106753793 gene encoding putative SWI/SNF-related matrix-associated actin-dependent regulator of chromatin subfamily A member 3-like 1 gives MDSGDDKTASASSSSELFLLGFIEANIVGVQHHHATISGRAVVVLHREPDNIHDANAIKVTNIHGDHVGYIERAVAAVLTPLIDNELITVAAIVPDARKTYRILCQIHIFARLQDFEVVKCALSRCPCRLINESEAAFTLSDSAAVKATKAVKNTMTVDAIFSLMNSNLANKNRAIDFLEPPRSIIRTELLPHQKEGLAWLVRREKTDDLPPFWEENDGKFVNILTDYQTDKRPDPLRGGIVADEMGLGKTLTLLSLIAFDKMSLMGVSMKCRTDGMWVSLEKRRRNEIEGYRGTGLRTNATLVVCPPSAMSAWITQLEDHSVPGALKTYLYYGERRTEDTEELKKYDLVLTTYTTLSNELDQMPAKQMEWRRIILDEAHTIKNFTANQSKTVFGLKGQYRWAVTGTPIQSGCIDLYSFMVFLRFQPFSERRYWKNLVQTPLNLGMENGFTRLQILMGAIALRRTKDLALTCLPPKTIEICYVELSMEERQLYEREKEKIKALLRRKHTRESNTLAEYSEVLNSFLILRQICADLKLCKFQSDSSSITDSEGERIISYNPELLQKLLGQLEEGEDIECPICLSPPMEIVITRCAHIFCRPCILRSLEERKKNGCPLCRQKLSPESDIFSPPPQPETDTAELSSASEKPLSSKVSTLIKCLDESRDQNPGVKSVVFSQFRKLLCLLEEPLNAAGFKTLRLDGKMNAKQRANVVEQFQAGGSDSCPTVLLASLRASSSGVNLTAASRLYFMEPWWNHAVEEQAMDRVHRIGQNKPVKIVRFIAQNSFEEKMLVLQERRKRLSKEPYATQSKGIDYRDMQFLLDS, from the exons ATGGATTCGGGAGACGACAAGACAGCTTCAGCCTCCTCATCGTCAGAATTATTCCTTCTCGGCTTCATCGAGGCCAACATCGTTGGCGTGCAGCACCATCACGCCACTATCAGCGGCCGCGCCGTCGTCGTTCTCCACCGTGAGCCCGACAACATCCACGACGCCAACGCCATCAAAGTCACCAACATCCACGGAGACCACGTCGGCTACATTGAACGCGCCGTCGCAGCCGTCCTCACCCCTCTCATCGACAACGAACTTATCACCGTCGCAGCCATCGTACCCGACGCCCGCAAAACCTACCGAATCCTCTGCCAAATCCACATCTTCGCTCGCCTCCAAGACTTTGAAGTCGTCAAATGTGCCCTTTCCCGTTGCCCCTGCAGACTCATCAACGAATCCGAGGCCGCCTTCACCCTCTCTGACTCCGCCGCCGTTAAAGCCACCAAGGCAGTGAAGAACACCATGACCGTCGACGCCATTTTCAGCCTCATGAACAGCAACCTTGCCAATAAGAACCGCGCCATCGATTTCTTGGAGCCTCCGAGGAGCATCATCAGAACCGAGCTTCTCCCTCACCAGAAGGAGGGTCTCGCGTGGCTCGTTCGCAGAGAAAAAACTGATGACTTGCCACCCTTTTGGGAAGAAAACGATGGGAAGTTCGTAAATATTTTAACCGATTATCAGACCGATAAAAGGCCTGACCCCTTGCGAGGTGGTATCGTCGCCGATGAGATGGGGTTGGGAAAGACCTTAACTCTGCTTTCTCTGATTGCTTTTGATAAAATGAGCCTAATGGGTGTCTCTATGAAATGTAGAACGGATGGAATGTGGGTTTCTTTAGAGAAGCGACGCAGGAATGAAATTGAGGGCTACCGTGGAACCGGATTGAGAACAAATGCAACGTTGGTGGTGTGTCCTCCTTCTGCTATGTCGGCATGGATAACGCAATTAGAGGATCACAGTGTACCTGGTGCATTGAAGACTTACTTGTATTATGGGGAAAGAAGGACAGAGGACACTGAGGAGCTAAAGAAGTATGATTTGGTATTGACTACTTACACTACTTTGTCCAATGAATTGGACCAGATGCCGGCGAAGCAAATGGAGTGGCGGAGAATTATATTGGACGAAGCACACACCATCAAGAATTTCACTGCCAACCAGAGTAAGACGGTTTTCGGGTTGAAAGGCCAGTACAGATGGGCAGTCACAGGGACACCGATTCAAAGTGGTTGCATTGATTTGTATTCTTTTATGGTCTTTTTGCGGTTTCAGCCGTTTTCGGAGCGAAGATATTGGAAAAATTTGGTGCAAACCCCTCTTAATCTGGGTATGGAAAACGGGTTCACACGGTTGCAG ATTTTGATGGGAGCAATTGCTTTGCGAAGAACAAAAGATTTGGCATTGACGTGTCTGCCACCTAAAACCATTGAGATTTGTTATGTTGAGCTTTCTATGGAAGAACGGCAGCTGTATGAgagggagaaagagaaaataaaggcATTGTTGAGAAGAAAACATACCCGTGAGAGCAATACACTTGCCGAGTATAGCGAAGTGCTAAATAGTTTTCTAATACTCCGTCAAATCTGTGCTGATTTGAAATTGTGTAAATTTCAGTCAGATAGCAGCAGCATCACAGATAGTGAAG GAGAAAGAATTATATCTTATAATCCCGAATTGCTGCAAAAATTACTGGGACAGCTGGAAGAAGGTGAAGATATTGAATGTCCAATCTGTTTATCTCCTCCAATGGAAATTGTGATCACACGTTGTGCTCACATTTTCTGTCGTCCGTGTATACTGAGATCTCtagaagagaggaaaaaaaatggttGTCCTCTTTGTCGGCAAAAACTCTCACCAGAATCTGATATATTCTCACCCCCTCCCCAGCCAGAGACAGACACTGCTGAACTGAGCTCAGCCTCAGAAAAACCGCTATCGTCCAAGGTTTCTACTCTGATAAAATGTCTGGATGAATCAAGAGACCAAAATCCAGGTGTAAAGTCAGTTGTATTTTCACAATTTCGAAAGTTGCTGTGTTTACTTGAAGAGCCTCTGAATGCAGCTGGTTTCAAGACTCTGCGTCTTGATGGGAAAATGAATGCTAAACAGAGAGCCAATGTTGTTGAGCAGTTTCAAGCCGGAGGAAGTGATAGTTGTCCAACTGTTCTGCTTGCAAGCCTGAGGGCTTCAAGTTCAGGTGTAAATCTGACAGCTGCCTCTAGACTCTACTTTATGGAGCCATGGTGGAACCATGCAGTTGAGGAACAGGCAATGGACCGTGTCCACCGCATTGGACAGAACAAGCCCGTAAAGATTGTTCGATTCATTGCTCAAAACAGCTTTGAGGAGAAAATGTTGGTGTTGCAGGAAAGGAGGAAACGACTGTCGAAAGAACCATATGCGACGCAAAGTAAGGGCATTGACTATCGTGATATGCAATTCCTTCTAGATTCTTAG
- the LOC106753884 gene encoding uncharacterized protein LOC106753884 isoform X3 produces MQKRYENELNKPSFQSXGKVDDQQPAWAPLRDNHTMTSSRLKDWDKXPVASSKSANLIGDEEDLVAKRMFSGFKSLRTTLFS; encoded by the exons ATGCAAAAG AGATACGAAAACGAGCTAAACAAGCCTTCTTTTCAGA GCANAGGCAAGGTAGACGACCAACAGCCTGCTTGGGCTCCATTACGAGATAATCATACGATGACAAGTTCAAGGCTAAAGGATTGGGACAAAANGCCT GTTGCTAGTTCGAAATCTGCCAATTTAATAGGAGATGAGGAGGATCTTGTTGCTAAGAGAATGTTCTCAGGCTTCAAATCTCTACGAACAACCCTATTTTCATGA
- the LOC106753884 gene encoding uncharacterized protein LOC106753884 isoform X1 — MQKRYENELNKPSFQSXGKVDDQQPAWAPLRDNHTMTSSRLKDWDKXPVAPSNYRSGGLGGGKSSSTVFHSSCSFLMLSCHQSTFIFSRDAKQAQVIHSSSPPKQYPNQSPHR; from the exons ATGCAAAAG AGATACGAAAACGAGCTAAACAAGCCTTCTTTTCAGA GCANAGGCAAGGTAGACGACCAACAGCCTGCTTGGGCTCCATTACGAGATAATCATACGATGACAAGTTCAAGGCTAAAGGATTGGGACAAAANGCCT GTGGCGCCCTCCAATTACCGGTctggaggcttgggtggtggcaAATCCTCCTCCACTGTTTTCCATTCTTCCTGCTCATTCTTAATGCTCAGCTGCCACCAATCTACTTTCATTTTTTCCAGGGATGCAAAACAG GCTCAGGTAATCCACTCATCATCGCCCCCCAAACAGTATCCCAATCAGTCACCACATAGGTAA